Proteins co-encoded in one Acidobacteriota bacterium genomic window:
- the uvrC gene encoding excinuclease ABC subunit UvrC, with translation MTIAEKLKTLPTDAGIYIHKNAAGKIIYVGKAKNLKNRVRSYFQSSRNHDPKTRQLVKNITDFEFIVVDNEVEALVLESNLIKKHKPRFNVFLKDDKSYPHLKLTNEPFPKVVVTRKIVRDGSSYYGPFLPATMARNTLNLVNRAFQLRTCEIEIDGKLARPCLEYHLKRCLGPCVKGLCTKKEYEEAAADVKILLEGKNKELAKTLEARMWHYSENGQYELAAKYRDLSKTVLALSEQQKMATTADLDIDIIGFYRENQRLALQLFTMREGRIVGRREFFWEDLVEDDTFNPAEFLSVVLAQYYSTDYVPLEIHVPQDFDDREVLEKALTERRGRRVKILDPKRGTKRSLVELVETNAKIAFEQRFRVLKPDSQKVLEELQELLELSYFPERIESFDISNISGAENVAGIVVFENGKPAKGHYRRFIIKSVEGANDFASMHEAVFRRYKRLLAEEKPLPELIFIDGGKGQLSAAAAAMQALDLEQIMLVGLVKPQKQHNQISHLLIYGREDQPIPFDRHSLAFRLILQIREETHKTAIEFHRKRREKRDFSSELSEIPGIGEKRKLKLLKNLGSIERIAKASIEELRPFIGQKAAGEIVEHFANQRSLGAREQ, from the coding sequence GTGACGATCGCCGAAAAACTCAAAACCTTACCAACGGATGCCGGCATTTACATTCATAAGAATGCGGCCGGAAAGATCATCTACGTCGGCAAGGCAAAGAATCTGAAGAACCGCGTGCGGTCTTACTTTCAATCGAGCCGCAATCACGACCCGAAAACTCGCCAGCTCGTAAAAAACATCACGGATTTTGAGTTTATCGTCGTCGATAATGAGGTCGAGGCATTGGTCCTGGAATCGAACCTGATCAAAAAGCACAAGCCGCGATTCAACGTTTTTCTAAAGGACGATAAATCATATCCACATCTCAAGCTCACGAACGAACCATTCCCAAAGGTCGTCGTCACGCGAAAGATCGTGCGTGACGGCTCCAGCTATTACGGCCCTTTTTTGCCTGCGACGATGGCTCGCAACACGCTGAACCTGGTCAATCGTGCCTTTCAGCTCCGAACCTGCGAGATCGAGATCGACGGCAAACTCGCCCGCCCGTGTCTCGAATACCACCTAAAACGCTGCCTCGGCCCGTGTGTCAAAGGGCTTTGTACAAAAAAGGAATATGAGGAAGCCGCCGCCGATGTAAAGATCCTGCTCGAGGGCAAAAACAAGGAACTCGCCAAAACCCTCGAGGCCCGCATGTGGCACTATTCCGAGAACGGCCAATACGAACTCGCCGCCAAATACCGCGACCTCAGCAAGACGGTCTTGGCCCTCAGCGAGCAGCAAAAGATGGCGACGACGGCCGATCTCGACATCGATATCATAGGATTTTATCGCGAAAATCAACGCCTCGCCCTGCAGCTCTTCACCATGCGCGAAGGCCGCATCGTCGGGCGGCGTGAGTTCTTTTGGGAAGATCTCGTTGAGGACGATACGTTCAACCCGGCGGAATTTCTAAGCGTGGTTTTGGCTCAGTATTACTCGACCGATTACGTGCCTTTAGAAATTCACGTTCCGCAGGATTTCGACGACCGCGAGGTGCTGGAGAAAGCCCTGACCGAACGCCGCGGCCGCCGTGTGAAGATCCTCGACCCCAAACGCGGCACCAAACGGAGCCTCGTCGAGCTCGTCGAAACCAACGCCAAGATCGCCTTCGAACAGCGTTTCCGAGTGCTCAAACCCGATTCGCAAAAGGTACTCGAAGAACTTCAGGAACTGCTCGAACTCTCATATTTTCCTGAACGGATCGAGTCGTTCGACATCTCGAATATCTCGGGAGCGGAGAACGTCGCAGGAATCGTCGTCTTTGAGAACGGCAAACCGGCGAAAGGACATTATCGCCGATTCATCATCAAATCGGTCGAGGGTGCGAACGATTTCGCGTCGATGCACGAAGCGGTTTTTCGCCGCTACAAACGCCTGCTGGCCGAGGAAAAGCCTTTGCCCGAGCTGATCTTCATCGACGGCGGCAAAGGCCAGCTTTCGGCCGCTGCTGCCGCGATGCAAGCTCTCGATCTCGAACAAATAATGCTCGTCGGCCTCGTCAAGCCGCAAAAACAGCACAACCAGATCTCGCACCTGCTGATCTACGGCCGCGAGGACCAACCGATCCCATTCGACCGCCACTCGCTCGCCTTCCGCCTGATCCTCCAGATCCGCGAAGAAACGCATAAAACGGCCATCGAATTCCACCGCAAGCGGCGTGAGAAACGAGATTTCTCGTCCGAACTGTCCGAAATTCCTGGCATCGGCGAGAAACGTAAACTGAAACTGTTGAAGAATCTCGGATCGATCGAGCGAATTGCAAAAGCGTCGATCGAGGAACTTCGGCCGTTTATCGGTCAAAAAGCCGCAGGCGAGATCGTCGAACATTTCGCTAATCAAAGAAGCCTCGGCGCGCGCGAACAGTAG
- a CDS encoding threonylcarbamoyl-AMP synthase, translating to MKTIVTNSPLEAAAFIKNVGTVAFPTETVYGLGANVFDAEAVAKIFEAKRRPADNPLIAHVANLAQIRELASEVKENARNFIDALFPGPLTLVLPKSDRVPLIATAGLDTIGVRMPRHELAQRFLEACGVPVVAPSANLSGRPSPTTWQAVLEDLDGRINCILQGEATEIGLESTVVDCSLGVPVLLRQGAVSLAELQAVVAETVENKVVNGRAVRSPGLMHRHYSPRAKVVLIDHGSESPNLRSENSAYLGLRRPKCEFKKALLCSSVEIYAHVVFEFFRECDRESVDTIYCEIVPESGIGAALMDRLRRAAEGERHESKD from the coding sequence GTGAAGACCATCGTAACAAATTCCCCGCTCGAAGCCGCGGCATTCATCAAAAACGTCGGCACTGTCGCATTTCCGACGGAGACGGTCTATGGCCTCGGTGCGAACGTCTTTGACGCTGAAGCGGTCGCGAAGATTTTTGAAGCGAAACGCCGCCCGGCTGACAACCCGCTGATCGCGCACGTTGCGAACCTTGCTCAAATCCGTGAACTTGCGTCCGAAGTTAAGGAAAACGCCCGGAATTTTATCGATGCTCTGTTTCCCGGCCCACTTACGTTAGTTCTGCCAAAATCCGACCGAGTCCCGCTCATCGCGACCGCCGGGCTTGATACTATCGGCGTGCGGATGCCGCGTCACGAACTCGCGCAACGATTTCTCGAAGCCTGTGGCGTTCCGGTCGTTGCTCCTTCAGCAAACCTATCAGGACGACCAAGCCCGACAACGTGGCAGGCTGTTCTCGAAGATCTCGATGGCCGCATCAACTGCATTTTGCAGGGCGAGGCGACCGAGATCGGGCTGGAATCGACGGTTGTCGATTGCTCATTAGGAGTTCCGGTTTTGCTGCGGCAAGGTGCGGTTTCGCTCGCAGAATTACAAGCAGTCGTTGCTGAGACTGTTGAGAATAAGGTCGTCAATGGCCGCGCAGTTCGGAGCCCGGGGTTAATGCACAGGCATTATTCTCCGCGGGCAAAGGTCGTGCTTATCGATCATGGATCTGAGTCCCCAAATTTGAGATCTGAAAATTCTGCATACCTCGGACTCAGACGGCCCAAATGCGAATTCAAAAAGGCTTTGCTGTGCTCCTCAGTGGAGATCTACGCTCATGTTGTTTTCGAATTCTTTCGCGAATGCGATCGGGAATCGGTCGATACGATCTATTGTGAGATCGTCCCTGAGTCCGGCATCGGAGCGGCTCTGATGGATCGGTTGCGACGGGCGGCGGAGGGTGAGCGTCATGAGTCCAAAGACTAA